A stretch of the Pan troglodytes isolate AG18354 chromosome 20, NHGRI_mPanTro3-v2.0_pri, whole genome shotgun sequence genome encodes the following:
- the CCDC61 gene encoding centrosomal protein CCDC61 isoform X2, whose translation MEDAATLAMDQPAGLQVDYVFRGVEHAVRVMVSGQVLELEVEDRMTADQWRGEFDAGFIEDLTHKTGNFKQFNIFCHMLESALTQSSESVTLDLLTYTDLESLRNHKMGGRPGSLAPRSAQLNSKRYLILIYSVEFDRIHYPLPLPYQGKPDPVVLQGIIRSLKEELGRLQGLDGQNTRDTRENEIWHLREQVSRLASEKRELEAQLGRSREEALAGRAARQEAEALRGLVRGLELELRQERGLGHRVAGRRGQDCRRLAKELEEAKASERSLRARLKTLTSELALYKRGRRTPPVQPPPTREDRASSSRERSTSRGRGAARSSSRESGRGSRGRGRGRPARPSPSPTGGRALRFDPTAFVKAKERKQREIQMKQQQRNRLGSGGSGDGPSVSWSRQTRPPAALTGRGDAPNRSRNRSSSVDSFRSRCSSASSCSDLEDFSESLSRGGHRRRGKPPSPTPWSGSNMKSAPVERSHHQKSLANSGGWVPIKEYSSDHQVADMAEIDARLKALQEYMNRLDMRS comes from the exons ATGGAGGATGCAG CAACCTTGGCCATGGACCAGCCGGCTGGCCTGCAGGTGGACTACGTCTTCCGGGGTGTGGAGCATGCCGTGCGGGTGATGGTTTCTGGGCAGGTGCTGGAGCTGGAGGTGGAGGACCGGATGACGGCTGACCAGTGGCGGGGCGAGTTCGATGCTGGCT TCATTGAAGATTTGACTCACAAGACAGGGAACTTCAAACAGTTCAACATCTTCTGTCATATGCTGGAGTCAGCCCTCACTCAG AGTAGTGAGTCAGTCACCCTGGACCTGCTGACCTACACAGACCTGGAGTCCCTGAGGAACCACAAGATGGGGGGCCGCCCAGGCTCCTTGGCCCCCAGGTCGGCCCAGCTCAACTCCAAGCGCTACCTGATCCTCATCTACTCCGTGGAGTTTGACAG gatTCACTACCCGCTGCCCCTCCCGTACCAGGGCAAGCCAGACCCCGTGGTTCTGCAGGGCATCATCCGGTCACTGAAGGAGGAACTGGGCCGCCTGCAAGGGCTGGATGGCCAGAACACTCGGGACACCCGGGAGAATGAGATCTGGCACCTGCGGGAGCA GGTGTCGCGCCTGGCGTCCGAGAAGCGGGAGCTGGAGGCGCAGCTGGGCCGATCGCGCGAGGAGGCGCTGGCCGGGCGCGCGGCGCGCCAGGAGGCCGAGGCGCTGCGCGGGCTGGTGCgcgggctggagctggagctgcggCAGGAGCGCGGCCTCGGGCACAGGGTGGCCGGCCGTCGCGGCCAGGACTGCCGCCGTCTGGCCAAGGAG CTCGAGGAGGCGAAGGCATCGGAGCGGAGCCTGCGCGCCCGGCTGAAGACGCTGACCAGCGAGCTGGCATTGTACAAGAGGGG GAGGCGGACTCCGCCGGTGCAGCCGCCCCCGACGCGGGAGGACCGGGCCTCATCGTCCCGGGAGCGCTCCACGTCGCGAGGCCGCGGCGCCGCGCGCTCCTCATCCCGGGAGAGCGGCCGCGGGAgccggggtcggggtcggggccGCCCTGCGCGCCCCTCGCCCTCGCCCACAG GTGGTCGCGCGCTCCGCTTCGACCCCACGGCCTTTGTGAAAGCCAaggaaaggaagcagagagagatCCAGATGAA GCAGCAGCAGCGGAACCGCTTAGGCAGTGGGGGAAGCGGGGACGGTCCGTCCGTCTCCTGGTCTCGCCAGACCCGGCCCCCTGCTGCCTTGACTGGCCGAGGGGACGCCCCTAACCGCTCCCGAAACCGCAGCTCCTCAG TGGACAGTTTCCGCAGCCGCTGCTCGTCTGCCAGCTCCTGCAGCGATTTGGAGGATTTCTCTGAGTCGCTCTCCAGAGG GGGTCACCGCCGCCGTGGGAAGCCTCCCAGCCCAACGCCCTGGAGTGGGTCCAATATG AAGTCTGCCCCCGTGGAACGCAGCCACCATCAGAAATCTCTGGCCAACTCCGGGGGCTGGGTCCCCATCAAAG AGTACAGCTCGGACCACCAGGTGGCTGACATGGCCGAAATAGACGCACGCCTGAAGGCCTTGCAGGAGTACATGAACCGACTGGACATGCGGTCATAA
- the CCDC61 gene encoding centrosomal protein CCDC61 isoform X1 yields MQVSLSSPSPATLAMDQPAGLQVDYVFRGVEHAVRVMVSGQVLELEVEDRMTADQWRGEFDAGFIEDLTHKTGNFKQFNIFCHMLESALTQSSESVTLDLLTYTDLESLRNHKMGGRPGSLAPRSAQLNSKRYLILIYSVEFDRIHYPLPLPYQGKPDPVVLQGIIRSLKEELGRLQGLDGQNTRDTRENEIWHLREQVSRLASEKRELEAQLGRSREEALAGRAARQEAEALRGLVRGLELELRQERGLGHRVAGRRGQDCRRLAKELEEAKASERSLRARLKTLTSELALYKRGRRTPPVQPPPTREDRASSSRERSTSRGRGAARSSSRESGRGSRGRGRGRPARPSPSPTGGRALRFDPTAFVKAKERKQREIQMKQQQRNRLGSGGSGDGPSVSWSRQTRPPAALTGRGDAPNRSRNRSSSVDSFRSRCSSASSCSDLEDFSESLSRGGHRRRGKPPSPTPWSGSNMKSAPVERSHHQKSLANSGGWVPIKEYSSDHQVADMAEIDARLKALQEYMNRLDMRS; encoded by the exons ATGCAG GTTTCTCTCTCATCTCCTTCTCCAGCAACCTTGGCCATGGACCAGCCGGCTGGCCTGCAGGTGGACTACGTCTTCCGGGGTGTGGAGCATGCCGTGCGGGTGATGGTTTCTGGGCAGGTGCTGGAGCTGGAGGTGGAGGACCGGATGACGGCTGACCAGTGGCGGGGCGAGTTCGATGCTGGCT TCATTGAAGATTTGACTCACAAGACAGGGAACTTCAAACAGTTCAACATCTTCTGTCATATGCTGGAGTCAGCCCTCACTCAG AGTAGTGAGTCAGTCACCCTGGACCTGCTGACCTACACAGACCTGGAGTCCCTGAGGAACCACAAGATGGGGGGCCGCCCAGGCTCCTTGGCCCCCAGGTCGGCCCAGCTCAACTCCAAGCGCTACCTGATCCTCATCTACTCCGTGGAGTTTGACAG gatTCACTACCCGCTGCCCCTCCCGTACCAGGGCAAGCCAGACCCCGTGGTTCTGCAGGGCATCATCCGGTCACTGAAGGAGGAACTGGGCCGCCTGCAAGGGCTGGATGGCCAGAACACTCGGGACACCCGGGAGAATGAGATCTGGCACCTGCGGGAGCA GGTGTCGCGCCTGGCGTCCGAGAAGCGGGAGCTGGAGGCGCAGCTGGGCCGATCGCGCGAGGAGGCGCTGGCCGGGCGCGCGGCGCGCCAGGAGGCCGAGGCGCTGCGCGGGCTGGTGCgcgggctggagctggagctgcggCAGGAGCGCGGCCTCGGGCACAGGGTGGCCGGCCGTCGCGGCCAGGACTGCCGCCGTCTGGCCAAGGAG CTCGAGGAGGCGAAGGCATCGGAGCGGAGCCTGCGCGCCCGGCTGAAGACGCTGACCAGCGAGCTGGCATTGTACAAGAGGGG GAGGCGGACTCCGCCGGTGCAGCCGCCCCCGACGCGGGAGGACCGGGCCTCATCGTCCCGGGAGCGCTCCACGTCGCGAGGCCGCGGCGCCGCGCGCTCCTCATCCCGGGAGAGCGGCCGCGGGAgccggggtcggggtcggggccGCCCTGCGCGCCCCTCGCCCTCGCCCACAG GTGGTCGCGCGCTCCGCTTCGACCCCACGGCCTTTGTGAAAGCCAaggaaaggaagcagagagagatCCAGATGAA GCAGCAGCAGCGGAACCGCTTAGGCAGTGGGGGAAGCGGGGACGGTCCGTCCGTCTCCTGGTCTCGCCAGACCCGGCCCCCTGCTGCCTTGACTGGCCGAGGGGACGCCCCTAACCGCTCCCGAAACCGCAGCTCCTCAG TGGACAGTTTCCGCAGCCGCTGCTCGTCTGCCAGCTCCTGCAGCGATTTGGAGGATTTCTCTGAGTCGCTCTCCAGAGG GGGTCACCGCCGCCGTGGGAAGCCTCCCAGCCCAACGCCCTGGAGTGGGTCCAATATG AAGTCTGCCCCCGTGGAACGCAGCCACCATCAGAAATCTCTGGCCAACTCCGGGGGCTGGGTCCCCATCAAAG AGTACAGCTCGGACCACCAGGTGGCTGACATGGCCGAAATAGACGCACGCCTGAAGGCCTTGCAGGAGTACATGAACCGACTGGACATGCGGTCATAA
- the CCDC61 gene encoding centrosomal protein CCDC61 isoform X3 has protein sequence MDQPAGLQVDYVFRGVEHAVRVMVSGQVLELEVEDRMTADQWRGEFDAGFIEDLTHKTGNFKQFNIFCHMLESALTQSSESVTLDLLTYTDLESLRNHKMGGRPGSLAPRSAQLNSKRYLILIYSVEFDRIHYPLPLPYQGKPDPVVLQGIIRSLKEELGRLQGLDGQNTRDTRENEIWHLREQVSRLASEKRELEAQLGRSREEALAGRAARQEAEALRGLVRGLELELRQERGLGHRVAGRRGQDCRRLAKELEEAKASERSLRARLKTLTSELALYKRGRRTPPVQPPPTREDRASSSRERSTSRGRGAARSSSRESGRGSRGRGRGRPARPSPSPTGGRALRFDPTAFVKAKERKQREIQMKQQQRNRLGSGGSGDGPSVSWSRQTRPPAALTGRGDAPNRSRNRSSSVDSFRSRCSSASSCSDLEDFSESLSRGGHRRRGKPPSPTPWSGSNMKSAPVERSHHQKSLANSGGWVPIKEYSSDHQVADMAEIDARLKALQEYMNRLDMRS, from the exons ATGGACCAGCCGGCTGGCCTGCAGGTGGACTACGTCTTCCGGGGTGTGGAGCATGCCGTGCGGGTGATGGTTTCTGGGCAGGTGCTGGAGCTGGAGGTGGAGGACCGGATGACGGCTGACCAGTGGCGGGGCGAGTTCGATGCTGGCT TCATTGAAGATTTGACTCACAAGACAGGGAACTTCAAACAGTTCAACATCTTCTGTCATATGCTGGAGTCAGCCCTCACTCAG AGTAGTGAGTCAGTCACCCTGGACCTGCTGACCTACACAGACCTGGAGTCCCTGAGGAACCACAAGATGGGGGGCCGCCCAGGCTCCTTGGCCCCCAGGTCGGCCCAGCTCAACTCCAAGCGCTACCTGATCCTCATCTACTCCGTGGAGTTTGACAG gatTCACTACCCGCTGCCCCTCCCGTACCAGGGCAAGCCAGACCCCGTGGTTCTGCAGGGCATCATCCGGTCACTGAAGGAGGAACTGGGCCGCCTGCAAGGGCTGGATGGCCAGAACACTCGGGACACCCGGGAGAATGAGATCTGGCACCTGCGGGAGCA GGTGTCGCGCCTGGCGTCCGAGAAGCGGGAGCTGGAGGCGCAGCTGGGCCGATCGCGCGAGGAGGCGCTGGCCGGGCGCGCGGCGCGCCAGGAGGCCGAGGCGCTGCGCGGGCTGGTGCgcgggctggagctggagctgcggCAGGAGCGCGGCCTCGGGCACAGGGTGGCCGGCCGTCGCGGCCAGGACTGCCGCCGTCTGGCCAAGGAG CTCGAGGAGGCGAAGGCATCGGAGCGGAGCCTGCGCGCCCGGCTGAAGACGCTGACCAGCGAGCTGGCATTGTACAAGAGGGG GAGGCGGACTCCGCCGGTGCAGCCGCCCCCGACGCGGGAGGACCGGGCCTCATCGTCCCGGGAGCGCTCCACGTCGCGAGGCCGCGGCGCCGCGCGCTCCTCATCCCGGGAGAGCGGCCGCGGGAgccggggtcggggtcggggccGCCCTGCGCGCCCCTCGCCCTCGCCCACAG GTGGTCGCGCGCTCCGCTTCGACCCCACGGCCTTTGTGAAAGCCAaggaaaggaagcagagagagatCCAGATGAA GCAGCAGCAGCGGAACCGCTTAGGCAGTGGGGGAAGCGGGGACGGTCCGTCCGTCTCCTGGTCTCGCCAGACCCGGCCCCCTGCTGCCTTGACTGGCCGAGGGGACGCCCCTAACCGCTCCCGAAACCGCAGCTCCTCAG TGGACAGTTTCCGCAGCCGCTGCTCGTCTGCCAGCTCCTGCAGCGATTTGGAGGATTTCTCTGAGTCGCTCTCCAGAGG GGGTCACCGCCGCCGTGGGAAGCCTCCCAGCCCAACGCCCTGGAGTGGGTCCAATATG AAGTCTGCCCCCGTGGAACGCAGCCACCATCAGAAATCTCTGGCCAACTCCGGGGGCTGGGTCCCCATCAAAG AGTACAGCTCGGACCACCAGGTGGCTGACATGGCCGAAATAGACGCACGCCTGAAGGCCTTGCAGGAGTACATGAACCGACTGGACATGCGGTCATAA
- the CCDC61 gene encoding centrosomal protein CCDC61 isoform X4 codes for MLASSESVTLDLLTYTDLESLRNHKMGGRPGSLAPRSAQLNSKRYLILIYSVEFDRIHYPLPLPYQGKPDPVVLQGIIRSLKEELGRLQGLDGQNTRDTRENEIWHLREQVSRLASEKRELEAQLGRSREEALAGRAARQEAEALRGLVRGLELELRQERGLGHRVAGRRGQDCRRLAKELEEAKASERSLRARLKTLTSELALYKRGRRTPPVQPPPTREDRASSSRERSTSRGRGAARSSSRESGRGSRGRGRGRPARPSPSPTGGRALRFDPTAFVKAKERKQREIQMKQQQRNRLGSGGSGDGPSVSWSRQTRPPAALTGRGDAPNRSRNRSSSVDSFRSRCSSASSCSDLEDFSESLSRGGHRRRGKPPSPTPWSGSNMKSAPVERSHHQKSLANSGGWVPIKEYSSDHQVADMAEIDARLKALQEYMNRLDMRS; via the exons ATGCTGGCT AGTAGTGAGTCAGTCACCCTGGACCTGCTGACCTACACAGACCTGGAGTCCCTGAGGAACCACAAGATGGGGGGCCGCCCAGGCTCCTTGGCCCCCAGGTCGGCCCAGCTCAACTCCAAGCGCTACCTGATCCTCATCTACTCCGTGGAGTTTGACAG gatTCACTACCCGCTGCCCCTCCCGTACCAGGGCAAGCCAGACCCCGTGGTTCTGCAGGGCATCATCCGGTCACTGAAGGAGGAACTGGGCCGCCTGCAAGGGCTGGATGGCCAGAACACTCGGGACACCCGGGAGAATGAGATCTGGCACCTGCGGGAGCA GGTGTCGCGCCTGGCGTCCGAGAAGCGGGAGCTGGAGGCGCAGCTGGGCCGATCGCGCGAGGAGGCGCTGGCCGGGCGCGCGGCGCGCCAGGAGGCCGAGGCGCTGCGCGGGCTGGTGCgcgggctggagctggagctgcggCAGGAGCGCGGCCTCGGGCACAGGGTGGCCGGCCGTCGCGGCCAGGACTGCCGCCGTCTGGCCAAGGAG CTCGAGGAGGCGAAGGCATCGGAGCGGAGCCTGCGCGCCCGGCTGAAGACGCTGACCAGCGAGCTGGCATTGTACAAGAGGGG GAGGCGGACTCCGCCGGTGCAGCCGCCCCCGACGCGGGAGGACCGGGCCTCATCGTCCCGGGAGCGCTCCACGTCGCGAGGCCGCGGCGCCGCGCGCTCCTCATCCCGGGAGAGCGGCCGCGGGAgccggggtcggggtcggggccGCCCTGCGCGCCCCTCGCCCTCGCCCACAG GTGGTCGCGCGCTCCGCTTCGACCCCACGGCCTTTGTGAAAGCCAaggaaaggaagcagagagagatCCAGATGAA GCAGCAGCAGCGGAACCGCTTAGGCAGTGGGGGAAGCGGGGACGGTCCGTCCGTCTCCTGGTCTCGCCAGACCCGGCCCCCTGCTGCCTTGACTGGCCGAGGGGACGCCCCTAACCGCTCCCGAAACCGCAGCTCCTCAG TGGACAGTTTCCGCAGCCGCTGCTCGTCTGCCAGCTCCTGCAGCGATTTGGAGGATTTCTCTGAGTCGCTCTCCAGAGG GGGTCACCGCCGCCGTGGGAAGCCTCCCAGCCCAACGCCCTGGAGTGGGTCCAATATG AAGTCTGCCCCCGTGGAACGCAGCCACCATCAGAAATCTCTGGCCAACTCCGGGGGCTGGGTCCCCATCAAAG AGTACAGCTCGGACCACCAGGTGGCTGACATGGCCGAAATAGACGCACGCCTGAAGGCCTTGCAGGAGTACATGAACCGACTGGACATGCGGTCATAA